The Anomalospiza imberbis isolate Cuckoo-Finch-1a 21T00152 chromosome 7, ASM3175350v1, whole genome shotgun sequence genome has a window encoding:
- the NXPH2 gene encoding neurexophilin-2, with protein MVPLQPLPLVVVQGVLQLVFCDTRRVVQATDVLDWEDKDAAETLVDNVVHSRIINPLRLFVKPSPVLKHGQVSYSDSIENFWDWLSNITEVQESLARTKRRPIVKTGKFKKMFGWGDFHSNIKTVKLNLLITGKIVDHGNGTFSVYFRHNSTGLGNVSVSLVPPSKVVEFEPSPQSTLETKESKSFNCRIEYEKTDRAKKTALCNFDPSKICYQEQTQSHVSWLCSKPFKVICIYIAFYSVDYKLVQKVCPDYNYHSETPYLSSG; from the coding sequence GTGTTCTGTGACACCAGGCGGGTCGTACAAGCCACGGACGTGCTGGACTGGGAGGACAAGGATGCTGCAGAGACACTGGTTGACAACGTGGTCCATTCCAGGATCATCAACCCTCTACGCCTCTTTGTTAAACCATCTCCAGTGCTGAAACACGGCCAGGTGTCCTACTCGGACAGCATAGAAAACTTTTGGGATTGGTTGTCCAACATCACGGAGGTGCAGGAATCTCTGGCACGAACTAAACGCAGACCTATAGTAAAAACTGGCAAGTTCAAGAAAATGTTTGGATGGGGTGATTTCCACTCCAACATCAAAACTGTAAAGCTGAACCTCCTGATCACGGGGAAAATCGTCGATCACGGCAACGGAACCTTCAGCGTTTATTTCCGACACAACTCCACGGGTCTGGGGAATGTTTCTGTTAGCCTGGTGCCACCTTCCAAAGTGGTGGAGTTTGAACCATCTCCACAGTCCACgctggagaccaaggagtccaaGTCCTTCAACTGCCGCATCGAGTACGAGAAAACAGACCGCGCTAAAAAAACTGCCTTGTGCAACTTTGACCCTTCCAAGATCTGCTACCAAGAACAGACCCAAAGCCATGTCTCCTGGTTGTGTTCCAAACCCTTCAAAGTCATCTGCATTTACATCGCTTTCTACAGCGTAGATTACAAACTGGTGCAGAAGGTCTGTCCCGACTACAACTACCACAGCGAGACGCCGTACCTGTCCTCCGGCTGA